Proteins encoded within one genomic window of Rhododendron vialii isolate Sample 1 chromosome 1a, ASM3025357v1:
- the LOC131324177 gene encoding uncharacterized protein LOC131324177, translating to MSSFWSWGKCLVRLGLSLEAAAGRDTKPTLTYSVPSPSLSKARSETDEIAENGASSSSDRTDLVTTACLPTKLSILLQETSEIEVLLSLFELGEVLSFVLSN from the exons ATGAGCAGCTTTTGGAGTTGGGGAAAGTGCTTGGTCAGATTAG GTTTATCCTTGGAAGCTGCTGCTGGAAGAGATACCAAGCCAACATTAACATACTCAGTACCTTCCCCTTCACTTTCCAAAGCTCGTTCTGAAACAGATGAAATAGCTGAAAATGGAGCTTCCTCCTCATCAGACAGAACAGACTTGGTAACAACAGCTTGTCTACCAACCAAGCTATCAATTCTACTACAAGAGACATCTGAAATTGAAGTCTTGCTATCACTGTTTGAACTAGGGGAAGTTTTGTCATTTGTATTATCTAATTAG